One Piscinibacter lacus genomic window, GGCTCGGGCCGAAGTGCAGCTCGGCGTAGACATCGTCCTCGATCAAGGGCAGCTGGTGGCCGCGCAGGGCCTCGACCAGCGCCTGCTTCTTCGCCTCGGGCATCAGAAAGCCCAGTGGGTTCTGGAAGCTGGTCATCAGCCAGCAGGCTGCGGGGCGGTGGCGCTGGATGGCCAGCTCCAGCGCGTCAAGCTCGATGCCCTCGCGCGGATGGGTCGGCACCTCGACGGCCTCCAGGCCGAGGCGCTCCAGCGCATGCAGGGCGGCGTAGAAGGTCGGCGACTCGATCAGCACCTTGTCGCCCGGCCGGGTGACGGCGGCCAGGCAGAGGTTCAGCGCCTCCAGCGCGCCGTGGGTGATCAGCACGTCCTCGGGCGCGACGGCCAGGCCCTCGGCGCAGTAGCGGCGGGCGATCTGGCGGCGCAGCTCAGGGTCGCCAGGGCCGAGGTCGTCGATCGTCGTCCACGGGTCGAGGCGCTGCAGCGCGCCGGCGGCCAGGCGGCCCAGGCGCGGCAGCGGGAAGAGCAGCGGACTGGGAAAGGCCGAGCCGAGCGGCACCACCTCGCGGGCCAGGGTGGCCTCCAGGATCTCGAAGACCTGGGCGCTGACATCCAGCGGCCCGGCATGGGCCTGCGGCTGGGAGGGCCGCTCGGGCTCGGGCAGTGGGGCCGGAGCGGCCTCGGTGACGTAGTAGCCCGAGCGCTCGCGGGCCCGGACCAGACCCTCGGCCTCCAGCCGGTAATAGGCCTGGAAGACGGTGGCCGGGCTGCAGCGCTGGCTGGCACAAGCCGCGCGCACGGAGGGCAGACGGTCGCCCGGACGAAGGGCACCGCGGCGGATGGCCCCGGCGATCTCGGCGGCCAAGGCCACGTAGCGGGGGATGCGGGCAGCCGGCCGCGCAGGGTCGGCAGAGGGTGAGGACGGCGGAGGGGGCGGGGCGCGGCGGGCAGGCATCGGGGACGGCGTCACCCCGACTTCGGCCGGGATGCGCCCGGTGACTATGATCGCCGGTTGCCTGCGACTTTCCCGCGGGCCCTGCCCGACACCCCCACCGCATGTCCGCCCGCCCCGACCCGCTGTCCCCGATCGACCCTGACCGAGCGCAGCGCGCCGAGCCGGCCGGCCCCATGCTGCGCGTGCGCGGGGCCCGCACGCACAACCTGAAGAACCTGGATGTCGACATCCCCAAGCAGGCCCTGGTGGTGATCACCGGCCTGTCGGGCAGCGGCAAGTCCAGCCTGGCCTTCGACACGCTCTACGCGGAAGGCCAGCGGCGCTATGTGGAGAGCCTGTCGGCCTATGCGCGTCAATTCCTGGCGCGCATGGACAAGCCGGAAGTCGACGTGATCGAAGGCCTGTCGCCCGCGATCGCGATCGAGCAGAAGGCGACCAGCCACAACCCGCGCTCGACCGTCGGCACCGTCACCGAGATCCACGACTACCTGCGCCTGCTCTATGCCCGCGCCGGCACGCCGCACTGCCCCGACCACGGCCTGCCGCTTCAGGCTCAGAGCGTGAGCCAGATGGTCGATGCCGTGCTGGCCCTGCCGGAGGACACCAAGCTGATGATCCTGGCCCCGGTCGCGCGCGACCGCAAGGGCGAGCATGCCGAGCTGCTGGCCGACATGCAGGCGCGCGGCTACGTGCGCTTCCGCGTCGGCAGCGGCGGCCAGCCCGGCGAGGTGCTGGAAGTCGCCGACCTGCCCAAGCTCAAGAAGGCCGAGAAGCATGATCTGGACGTGGTGGTCGACCGCCTGAAGGTGCGGGACGACGCCGGCCAGCGCCTGGCCGAGAGCTTCGAGGCTGCGCTGCGGCTGGCCGAGGGCCGCGCGATCGCGCTGGAGATGGACAACGGCCGCGAGCACCTCTTCTCCAGCCGATTCGCCTGCCCGGTTTGCAGCTTCAGCCTGTCGGAGCTGGAGCCGCGGCTGTTCAGCTTCAACTCGCCAGTCGGTGCCTGTCCGAGCTGCGACGGCCTCGGCGAGGTCATCGTCTTCGACCCGGCCCGGGTGGTGGCCTTCCCCAGCCTCAGCCTGGCCAGCGGCGCGGTCAAGGGCTGGGACCGGCGCAATCCCTACACCTTCTCGATGCTTGAGGCGGTGGCGCGCCATGCCGGCTTCGACCTCGACACGCCCTGGGAGGCGCTGAGCCCGGCCCACCAGCACCTGCTGCTGCGCGGCTCGGGCGAGGAGGCGATCAGCTTCACCTACAGCGCCGAAGGCTCGAACGGCAAGACCCGCAGCGTCAAGCGCAGCCATCCCTTCGAAGGCATCCTGCCCAGCCTGGAGCGGCGCTTCAAGGAGACCGATTCCGCCGCGGTGCGCGAGGACCTGGCGCGCTACCAGACCCACCAGGCCTGCCCGGACTGCGGCGGCACCCGCCTGCGCCGTGAGGCCCGTCACGTGAAGCTGGTCGATGCCGCCAGCGGCGAGGGCTGGCCGATCTACACCATCGGCCGTGCGACGCTGCGCGAGGCCCTGGCCTTGTTCGAGGGCCTGCGGCTGGCCGGCGCCAAGGCGGAGATCGCCGACAAGGTGGTGCGCGAGATCGCCTCGCGCCTGCGCTTCCTGAACGACGTGGGCCTGAACTACCTGAGCCTGGACCGCAGCGCCGACACGCTGAGCGGCGGCGAGGCCCAGCGCATCCGCCTGGCCAGCCAGATCGGCAGCGGCCTGTCGGGCGTGATGTATGTGCTGGACGAGCCCAGCATCGGCCTGCACCAGCGCGACAACGACCGCCTGATCGCCACCCTCAAGCACCTGCGCGACCTGGGCAACAGCGTGCTGGTGGTCGAGCACGACGAGGACATGATCCGCAGCGCCGACCATGTGCTGGACCTGGGCCCCGGCGCCGGCGTGCACGGCGGCCGGCTGATGGCGCAGGGCACGCCCGACGAGGTCGCCGCCAACCCCAATTCGCCGACCGGCGCCTACCTGTCGCGGCGCCTGCGCATCGCGGTGCCCAAGCGCCGCCGTGCCGCCGCCGCCGATGGGGCGGTGATCCGCATCGTCGAGGCACGCGGCCACAACCTGAAGGGCGCGACGGTCGACATCCCGGTCGGCCTCTTCACCTGCGTGACCGGCGTGTCGGGCTCGGGCAAGAGCACCCTGGTCAACGACACCCTGCATGCGGCGGTGGCGCAGAAGCTCTACGGCAGCCACACCCAGCCCGAGGCGCACACGGCCATCGAGGGCCTGGAGCACTTCGACAAGGTCATCGCGGTCGACCAGTCGCCCATCGGCCGCACGCCACGCAGCAACCCGGCCACCTACACCGGGCTGTTCACGCCGATCCGCGAGCTTTTCGCCGAGGTGCCGACCGCCCGCGAGCGCGGCTATGGCGCCGGCCGCTTCAGCTTCAACGTGCCCGGCGGCCGCTGCGAGGCCTGCCAGGGCGACGGCGTGATCAAGGTGGAGATGCACTTCCTGCCGGATGTCTACGTGCCCTGCGACGTCTGCCACGGCCAGCGCTACAACCGCGAGACGCTGGAGGTGCTCTACAAGGGCAAGCACATCGCCGAGGTGCTGGGCCTGACCATCGAGGCCGCACATGCCTTCTTCAGCGCGGTGCCCACGCTGCAGCGCAAGTTGCAGACCCTGCTTGATGTGGGCCTGGGCTACATCCGCCTGGGCCAGGCCGCGACCACCCTGTCCGGCGGCGAGGCGCAGCGCGTGAAGCTGGCCCAGGAACTGAGCAAGCGCGACACCGGCCGCACGCTCTACATCCTCGACGAGCCGACCACCGGCCTGCACTTCGCGGACATCCAGTTGCTGCTGAAGGTGCTGCATCAGTTGCGCGAGGCCGGCAACACCATCGTCGTGATCGAGCACAACCTCGACGTGATCAAGACCGCCGACTGGCTGATCGACATGGGCCCCGAGGGCGGGGCCGGCGGCGGCAGCGTGGTGGCCGTCGGCACGCCGGAAGCCATCGCTGCCTGTCCGGCCAGCCACACCGGGCGCTACCTGAAGCCGCTGCTCGACGAGGCCTGATCGTCGCGGGCCCCGGGGTCGGCTGCGCCGCCCCGGTACGGCGGCCCGGGTGAGGCGGCACGGCGCCGTGCACGATCGCACGCCGGCACGGCCCGGCGGACGAAGGCGCATGCCCCCGGCCTCAAGCGCCCGGGGCATGCGCCGAAGGCTGGGGCATGTCCCCCCTGCCCTTCCGCTCTCCCCCGCGCGCTGCGGCTCGATGCTCCGCCCCCTGGGCGCTGGCAGCCCTGCTGGCACTGGCCGGCATGCTGGCTGCGCCGGCCCAGGCCGGCAGCACGCTCAAGCCCTGTGCCGACGAGGCCGTGGCCCAGGCCCAGTGGCTGGCCGCGCTGAATGCGCTGCGCGCCCAAGGCGTGCAATGCGGCGGCGAAGCGGACCAGCCAGTGCACGCCCCGGCGCTGCATTGGGCGGGCGAGCTGGCCGAGGGCGCCCGCCACCTGGCCGAGGACCTGGCCGCCCACGACCGCGTGGCCCACACCGACAGCGAAGACCGGGACTTCGCCGAGCGGATGCGGGCCAGCGGCTATCCCCTGCGCGCTGCGGGCGAGAACATCGCCGCGGGCCAGTCGGACTTCCTGCGCGCCCTGCGCGCCTGGGTGGCCAGCCCCTCGCACTGCCGCACCATGATGCGGCCCCGATACACCGAGGTCGGCCTGGCCTGCTTCGAGCGGGCGGATTCCAGCTACGGCCGCTACTGGGTGGCCCACTTCGGCCAGCGCCTGGAGCTGCACGCCGGTTCACGCTGAAAGACAAACGGCGCCCGAAGGCGCCGTTTTCTCAGTCGCGGGGCTTGCGCCGTCGCGTGAAGACCGCGAGGCCGGCCAGGCCCAAGCCGATCAGGGCCCAACTGCCCGGCTCGGGAATGGGCGTCGTCGGCGTCGTCGGGTTGAGGATGGGCGTGAAGGGCAGGCCCGAGGAGCCGCCCCCCGGCGAGGGGAAGGACAGGGAGGGCGTGCCGAGCGCGCCGGAAGGCGCAGGGCCGAAGCTGGGGCTGTCGCCTCCCCCGGTGGAGGGCGGCGCGGCCGAGATGGCCACCGGCGGCAGGGCCGCAGGCAACTGCGCCGGCAAGACCTCGACCTCCTGGGAAAGCACCTTCTCCGGCCGGCGCGTGATGCGCCCGACATTGCGCAGCTCGGTGGAGACCACGATGCAGTCCTGACCCTCGCAGTAAACCAGGCCACGGGCCATCATGGATTCGGGCCAGTGCGCACGGCTCGGCTTGCGGCAGACCTGCGGCCTGTCTCCGAACATCAGGTCGCGGATTTCGGGTTCGTAGCTGTAGGTTCCGACGATGCTGTCCCGGCGGATCTCGACGAAGTCATCGTAGTCGATGCGGTCCATCCGAGCCTCGAACTTGGCACGAAGCTCGGGAGGCATGGTCCCAGCGTACCGCTGCAAGGTCTTGGGGACCAAGCCATTGAAAGGCTTATCACCAGGCCGCTCCCAGCGGCATTCGTCCACGACCGCGGCCGGCGCAGCTTTCCTCACCTTTTTGGACTTGCTGGTCTGCGCCAGAGCCGTCGTGGAGACCAGTGACAGCGCCAGGAGCGCGGCAACGCCGACACCAAGACGCGCGGCGCTGGGAGGGTGCATTGAGGGCGCAGCAGGAGGCTTCATATGGGATCAACCTGTGTCCAAAACTTACAAAAACATGATACGGCCGGAAAGGCTGCGGGAAATCCCTCGGCCGAGGGTCTCAGGGGCACAAGGTGCAACATCCCCACACACTGACCCGAAATCCCCCCTTCAGAGGGACGCAAATGAAAACGCCCAGCAGCGCTGGGCGCATCGCTCGGCACGGCACCCCCCGGGGTGCCGGCGCCGGATCACTTGAGGTGGCCGCTGATCAGCTTGGTCATCTCGAACATCGACACCTGGGCCTGCTTGAAGATTTCCTTCAGCTTGGCATCGGCATTGATCATGCGCTTGTTGGTCGCGTCCTGAAGCTTGTGCTTCTTGATGTACTCCCAGACTTTCTTGGTGACCTCGGTCCGCGGCATGGGCTTGGCACCGACGATGGCGGCCAGCGCCTCGCTCGGCGTCAGGGCCTTCATGAAGGCGGCATTGGGCGTGCGCTTGACGGCCGCCGTCTTGGCCGGGGCCTTCTTGGCGGCAGGCGCCTTCGCGACCGGAGCGGCCGCCTTCTTCGCCGGTGCCTTGGAGGCCGGCGCGGCCTTCTTGGCCGGGGCGCGCTTGATCACAGTCTTCTTCGCAGTTGCCATGGTTCGGTACTCCATCCAGTCGTGGCTCGATGTTCCGGCCCGGCCGGCCTGCCTTGCAGCGGTCGTTTTCTCGGGGCGCGGTGCGGGCCGCATGGTACTGCGCGCACCCCCAAAAAAGAAGCCGTTTCCCTAGGAGAAATCCGAGGTTCCGGCATCCGTCAGGCCCTCCCGCGCCATGACCCTGATAGCCTCACTGGCAATTGAATTGCACACAATAAATTAGTCTGCAATCAACCTTCAGCTTTCACTGATGCCCTCTGCCCGCCTGCCCCGCCCACGCAGCCGCATGGGCAGCAGCCGCGGTCCGGCCCCGGCCGAGCCGGCTGCCGCCGAGCCCGATCCGTTGGCCCTGGCCTCGCAGCTCTGTTTCGCGCTCTATGCAAGCTCGCTGGCCATCCAGCGCCGCTACCGCGAGCCGCTGGCTGTCCTGGGCCTGACCTATCCGCAGTACCTGGTGATGCTGGTGCTGTGGGCCGAGGACGGCCTGAGCGTGTCAGCCCTGGGCACGCGGCTGATGCTCGATTCGGGCACGCTGACCCCGCTGCTCAAGCGCCTGGCCGCCCAGGGCCTGCTGGAGCGCCGCCGCGGCACCGAGGACGAGCGCCGGGTCGAGCTGCACCTGAGCCCTGCCGGCCGCGCCCTGCGCCGCCGCGCGCTGCACCTGCCCGAGCAAATGGCCGCGGCCATCGGCTGCACGCCCGAGGTGCTGCGCCCCATGGTCGAGGAACTGCACGAGCTGCGCCGCGCGCTGCACGACGAACTCGCCCCCCCGAACCCCCAAGACTGAAGCGCCTTCCCCCCGGGCGCCTGCGCGCCCATCCTCCCCCGCCCCTGAAAGGATCGCACCATGGCCCTCGAACAAGTCCTCTACACCGCCCACGCCCGCGCCACCGGAGGCCGTGACGGCCGCGCCGTGTCCTCGGACAGCGTGCTCGACGTCCAGCTCTCGACGCCCAAGCAGCTCGGCGGCGCCGGCGGCCCGGGCACCAACCCCGAGCAGCTCTTTGCCGCGGGCTATTCGGCCTGCTTCCTTGGCGCAATGAAGTTCGTCGCCGGCCAGCAGAAGATCGCGCTGCCGGCCGATGTGGCGGTCAGCGGGGCGGTCGGCATCGGCCCCATCCCCAACGGCTTCGGCATCCAGGTCGAGCTCGCCATCGAGCTGCCGGGCATGGACCGCGCCGCCGCGCAGGCCCTGGTCGACGCCGCGCACATCGTCTGCCCCTACTCGAACGCGACCCGCGGCAATGTCGACGTGACGCTCAAGCTGGTCTGAGGCGCAGCCGCGGCGGCCTCCCGGCGCCGCGGCTTCAGAAGGCGCTGTTGCGCTCGTCGGCCAGTTCGAGCTGGCGGCGGGCCTGAAGCTCGCGCAGCCGGGCGTCGATGACCGAGGCTTCGATGAAGTCGCCGCGCACGCCGCGCTGCTGCGCGGCCTTCAGGCGGTCGATCGCGCCCTGCAGATCGGCCTGGGCCGCCCGCGCCTCGGCCGCGGCGCGCAGGCTGCGCATCCCCTCGCCGAGCCGTTCCCAGACGCGACCGAGCAGGGCCCAGGCCGGGCCGTCCTCGGGCCGCTCGGCCACCCAGGTCTGCAAGCGATCGGCCAGCGGCCGCAGGCTCTGCGGCGCGGCGCCCGGCAGCAGGGCCTGCTCGACCTCGGCGAAGAGCCAGACGCGGCCGCCCGCCGCTGCGAACTGCGTGTCGACGCCGGTGCCGGCCGGTGCGCGCGGTGTGGCCAGCGCGGCTTCGAGCCGGCCGGCGGCCGCCGCAGCGTCGCCGCGGGCGGTCTGCAATTCGATGTCGAGCAGCTCGACAGCGCGCAGCGCGGCGGCGTCGCCGGCTGCCAGCGCACGGGCTTCGCGCAGCGGGCGCTCGGCGCGCGGCCAGTCGCGCAGCCGCAGCGAGGCCAGCGCGCTGGCATAGGCCTGGCCCAGGCGCTCGGGCAGGGGCGCGGCGGTCTCGCGGCTCAGCGTCGCATCCAGGGCCTGCCAGCGTTGCAGCGAGAGCGCGCGCGGATCCATCAGCACCCGGGCGCGGGCTTGCATCAGTGCATGCAGCAGGCTGCGGGGCGGCGTGCTGCGGCCGGACAGGTCCAGCCCGAGGCGCGAGCGCGCCTCGCCGATGCGCTCGGTGCTGAGCGGGTGGGTGCGCAGATAGGGGAAGTTCTGGCTGTCGTTGAGCCGCGCGGCCTGCAGCAGCTTCTCGAACATCGAGGCCATGCCGGCCGGGTCGAAGCCGGCGCCGGTCAGCACGCCATGGCCGATGCGGTCGGCCTCGCGCTCCATGTCGCGCGAATAGTTGAGCTGGCCCTGCACCGCCACCGCCTGGCCCCCGGCGATCAGGGCATTGGCGGCATCCGCACTGCGGCTGGCCGCCAGGACGCCGAGGATCAGCGTGGCCACGGCCAGGATGGAGCGGCTCTGGTTGGACGCGACGCTGCGCGCGATGTGGCGCTGGGTCACGTGGCTCATCTCGTGCGCGAGCACCGAGGCGAGTTCATCGGCCGAGGCCGTCACCGCGATCAGGCCGAGGTGGATACCGACATAGCCGCCGGGCAGCGCGAAGGCGTTGACCGAGGGGTCCTGCACGAGGAAGGTCCGCCAGGCGAAGCGCTCGCCGGCCTCGCCCGCCACCTCGCCGCGGCGGCGGGCACTGTCGAACAGCGGCTGCCACAGGGCGCGCAGGTAGTCGTTGAGGACGGGGTCGTCCAGGTAGGCCGGGTCGCGCCAGATGTCGCGCATGATCCGGTCGCCCAGGCGGCGCTCGGTGCCGATCGGAATCGATTCGGCACCGCCATCCCCCAGGGAGGGCAACTGCGGCCGTTCGCCCGGCAGCGGCGCCGAAAGGGCCGCGAGCAGGGCCAGCGTGCCGCCCGTCGACACGCCGTGGACATGGCCGGCATGCGCATCGGCCAGGCCCTGCAATGGGGCGGGCCAGGGCACGGGCTCGGCGAAGGCGGGCAGGCCCTGGGCGGGCGCGGGGCCGGCCGCCAGGCCCAGGCTCAACAGCGCGATCAGCGCGGGGCGCAGGTCCACGCGGCGCCGGATCTGGGCCGTGAGGGGCCGGGCCAGGGCGGCGGGCGGGCGGGCGGGGGGGGCGGGCGCGGTCACAACCTATGATGCCAGCGCCCAGGTTTCCCGCTTGTTTCCCGCGCCCTTGACCCGTGAGCTCCTCCGAATCCCCCACCCCCGCCTCGCCGCTGACCCATTTCGACGCCCAGGGCCAGGCCCACATGGTCGATGTGTCGGCCAAGCCCGCCACCCATCGCAGCGCGACGGCCGAAGGCTGGATCCGCATGCTGCCGGCCACGCTCGCGCTGATCGCCGGCGGCCAGGCCAAGAAAGGCGATGTGCTGGGCATCGCGCGCATCGCCGCCATCCAGGGCGCCAAGCGCACGGCCGAGCTCATCCCGCTCTGCCACCCGCTGCCGCTGACTCGGGTGGCCGCCGACTTTTCGCTGGATGCCGAGGGCTCCCGCGTGCGCTGCCAGGTCACGGCCGAGACCGTCGGCCCGACCGGCGTCGAGATGGAAGCCCTGACCGCCGTGCAGGTCGCCCTGCTGACCATCTACGACATGTGCAAGGCCGCCGACCGCGGCATAGTGATCGAGCAGGTGCGGCTGCTGGAAAAGCACGGCGGCAAGTCGGGCAGCTACCGCGCCGACTGAGGCCCGGGCCCCGGGCGCCGCGGGATGCGGGCGCGGGGATGAAGACCCGCAGCGGGCTCAGCGCGCGAGCGCGCGCAGCCGCATCCAGTCCAGGTCCTCGGCGATGTCGGCTGCACAGGCCCAGGCGCCCAGGCGCTGCGGATCCGGGCTAGCGCCCGCGCTGCGGGGGCCGCGGCAGTCGGGCAGCGCCCGCATCGATTCGACCCGGCGGAACTCCTTGAGCCGTCGCACCACGGCCAGGGCTTCGGGCCCGTGGCCGCGGGCGTGCAGGGCGCGGGCATAGGCCACCATCAGGCGCACGTCGATCAGGTGATCGAGCGGACGGCCGAAGACGGCCAGCGGCACCTGCTCGGGCGCCAGGGTTGCGGCCGCGTAATCGGCATGGTGACCGAAGAGCGGGCTGAGCTGGCCGCGGGCGATGCGCTCGTCCAGCGGCTGGCGGCCATCGGCCGGCGCGAAGACACGCTCGACACGGCGATGGTCCATGGCGGCCATCACCGCCCCCAGCATCAGCAGCACGCCGGCCAGGCGCTGCAGGCCTTGCAGCCACGGCGCCTGCGGCGGGGCCGTGCCCCCGACAACCGGCCGGGCCGCCGCCGCCGCACCCGCCCCCAGCCACAAGCCGGTGGCCCAGGCCGCGGGCAACAAGAAATAGGCATACCAGAGCGGGTACTCAAGCTGGCTGTGGACGATCAGCACGGCGAGCATCACCAGCACGGCACGGCCGGGATGGTCGGGGTCAGGCACGGCACGGCCGGGAGGGTCGAGGTCAGCCACGGCGCGGCCGGGCTGGTCGGGGTCGGCCACGGCACGGCCGGGCTGGTCGGGGTCCAGCCCCGCCCGGTCGACCGGGCCCGGCACCACCGGGCTGCCCCGCCAGGCCGCGCGGCGCTGCCACATCAGCGCCAGCCAGGCCAGCAGCAGCAACAGGGTGGCGGGCAGGCCGATCTCCACCGCAAGCTGCAGCGGCAGGTTGTGGCTGTGGTCGAAGAAGGCGGTCGGCCGGTCGGGGAAGGGGCTGAAGGTCCAGGCCAGGTTGAATCGGCCCCAGCCCACGCCCGTCCAGGGATGGGCGGCCAGCAGCTCGAGCGCATTGCGCCAGATCGCGAAGCGCGAGCTGCTGATGTCGCCGTCGAACTGGAAGCGGTCGGCCGCGACGAAGCCCGACTGCCGCGCCCGCGCCCAGGCCGAGAGCGCCAGGGCCAGGCCGCCGTAGAGCAGCGGCCCCAGGCCCAGCAGCAAGCGCATCGGGCCGGGCAGGCGGCGGTCGATCAGGGCCCAGGCCAGCAGCAGGGCCAGGCTGATCGCGCCGGTGCGCGAGCCGCTGCCCGCCAGCGCCGCGAGCAGGGCCGCCAGGCTGATCGCAAACAGCAGCAGCACCTGCGCGCGCTGGCGCGGGGCCCGGGGCCCGTGGGCGGCCCGCCAGACTTCGGCCATCCACCAGACCGTCCAGACCATGGCGCAGATCAGGGCGGTGGCCAGGTGATTGGGCTGGCGCATGTTGCCGACGGCGCGGCCCGGCGTGGTGCCGGGGCTGACCAGGCCGCCCAGCCCGCCTTCGGGCGAGAGCATCTGCACCCCGGCCACCAGCACGCAGCCCAGGCCGGCGGCCGTCCAGGCCCGGGCCATGGGCCGGGCCAGCTCGCGGGCGGCCCCCGGCGCCGCGGCCGCCTGCCGCGCCGTGGCCCACAGCACCAGCGCGGCAGCCACCAGCACGCCGGCCTGCGCCGCCTGCTGCGCCTGCCAGGCGATGGCGGCCAGCAGGCCGGTGAGGAAGGTCAGCGTCAGGCCCGGGCTGCTGCCGATCGGCGACGGCCCGGCCGCACTCAGCAGCAGCCACAAGCCCCAGGCCGCGACCGCCGCGAGCTGATGCACCAGCACTGCATCGGGCACGGTGGAAAAGGGCAGCAGCAGGGGCAGGGCCAAGCTCAGCAGGGCCGCGGCCTGCATCAGCGCCGGCGCGGCGGAAGGGGTCAGGGGCTGGGGCTCGGGCGCGTTCACGGGCGCGATCTTGCCTTGTCCGCGCCGGGCGGTCGGCGGCGCTCAGGGCCGGACGGCGACGGCGGTGGCGGGCAGGAAGTGGCGCCAGTCGAGCGCGGTGCGGGGCGGATCGCAGAGGCCGGCGCGGCGCGGGTCGCGGCCCGGCAGGGCGGGCTCGGCGTCTTGCGCAGAACTTGGGGGGAGCGCGCGGGCGGGGGCCGCAGCGAGCTTGCTTGCACTCGCGTTCGCGCTTGCGCTTGCGCTTGCGGCTGCCGGCCCGGCGTCTCGGCCCGGAGCCCGGTCGCCCAAGGCAGCTTCACCCCCGGCTTCGGGCGCGCGCTCTGTAGCCGGCCGGGCGGCGCAGCGCCGGGCCAGCGACTCGGCGGGCGCGCCGCCCAGGCGATGCAGGCGGGCGACCACGTTGCGGGCGCGTTCCAGCTCGCCGCGCTCGGCCTCTGCCCAGGCCCAGGCCAGCAGCAGGCGCGCGTCAAGCTGCCGGCGGGCGGCGCCGGCCTCGAAGGGCTCGGGCCCGCCCTGGCCGGGCGCCGCCAGCGTGGCGCGCAGGCGCTCGCCCCATTCGGGCGAAAGCCAGCCCTGGCGGGCGGACTCGATGCGGGCCTCCAGCGGGCCGGCGGCCGGATCGAAGAGCCGCTGCGTCGGCTGCTGCGCCCAGCCGCCGAGGGCGGCGAGCACGAGCAGCGCAAGCCCGGCCAGGCGCAGGCTGGACCGGCCTGCCGGCGCCGGCACCCGATCGACCGGCTGGCTTGGCACGGGCCAGGCCAGGCCGGCCCAGGCCGCGGCCAGCAGCAGCAGGTGGCCGTGCCAGAGCGGGAACTCGCTCAGACTGTGCAGGGCGGTGCTGGCCAGCAGCAGCAGGGCGGCCGTCCGGACCGTGGCCTGGGCCGGCTCGGCCGGCGCACGACGCGCCGCACACAGGCCGCGCCAGGCCGCGAACAGGGCCGGTAGCGGCAAGACCAGCAGCAGCAGGGTCAAGGGCAGGCCCAGCTCGACGGCGAGTTGCAGCGGCAGGTTGTGCGCATGGGTGTAGGCATGGCCGTGGGCGGGCAGGCCGGGGCTCAGCGTCCAGGCGAAATTGAAGTTGTTCCAGCCGACGCCGAGCAGGGGCTGGGCGCGGATCAGGGCCCAGGCGTCCTGCCACAGGGCCCAGCGCGGGCTGCCCAGGTCGGTTCGCACGCCGCTTGCGCCGCCGGCCTCGGTCAGGTGCAGGCGCAGCATCCAGAAGCCCAGCAGGGCCAGCGGCAGCAGCGTCAGGCCGAGGCGGCTGCGGCCCGCCAGCCGCCGGTCGGCCAGGCCCCAGAGCAGCAGCATGCCGCTGGCCAGCAAGCCGGTGCGCGAGCCGCTGGCCGCCAGGCCGGCCATCAGCAAGAGGCCCAGCGGCAGCACGGCCGCATGCCGCAGGCCGCCGCGCAGCGCTTGCACGGCCCACAGGGCGACGGCGCCCTGCACCATCAGCAAGGCCAGCACATTCGATTGGCGCACCCAGCCGCCGGCCCGCCCGCCGGGCGCCGCCCCGGCCGGAGCCAGGGGACTGATCTGCAGCAGCGCGACGCAGGCATTCAGCAGGGCCGCGCCGGCCAGGGCCGCGAACAGCAGCGTGGCCGCCTGCACGCCGCCGCGACGCAGGGCCAGGAAGACAGCCACCGCGGCCAGCAGCATCACGGTGTCGGCCGCCGCCCGGCCGGGCAGGCCAGCGCTGAGCAGCACGGCGCCCCAAGCGGCGCCGACCAGCAGCAGCGGGACGGCGAGCAGGCCGCGCAAGGCGATGGCGTCCGCCGCGCCCGACGGCACCGGGCTGCGGCCGGCGCCACCCAGCCCGGTCGCCAGGGCCAGGCCCCAGGCCAGCAGGGCCAGCAGGTCCTTGTAGAAGCCGGTCTGCGGCAGCGGGGTGTGGGCCAGCAGCAGCGGGCCGGCAACGGCCAGCACGAGCGCGG contains:
- a CDS encoding MarR family winged helix-turn-helix transcriptional regulator, translated to MPSARLPRPRSRMGSSRGPAPAEPAAAEPDPLALASQLCFALYASSLAIQRRYREPLAVLGLTYPQYLVMLVLWAEDGLSVSALGTRLMLDSGTLTPLLKRLAAQGLLERRRGTEDERRVELHLSPAGRALRRRALHLPEQMAAAIGCTPEVLRPMVEELHELRRALHDELAPPNPQD
- a CDS encoding M48 family metalloprotease gives rise to the protein MDLRPALIALLSLGLAAGPAPAQGLPAFAEPVPWPAPLQGLADAHAGHVHGVSTGGTLALLAALSAPLPGERPQLPSLGDGGAESIPIGTERRLGDRIMRDIWRDPAYLDDPVLNDYLRALWQPLFDSARRRGEVAGEAGERFAWRTFLVQDPSVNAFALPGGYVGIHLGLIAVTASADELASVLAHEMSHVTQRHIARSVASNQSRSILAVATLILGVLAASRSADAANALIAGGQAVAVQGQLNYSRDMEREADRIGHGVLTGAGFDPAGMASMFEKLLQAARLNDSQNFPYLRTHPLSTERIGEARSRLGLDLSGRSTPPRSLLHALMQARARVLMDPRALSLQRWQALDATLSRETAAPLPERLGQAYASALASLRLRDWPRAERPLREARALAAGDAAALRAVELLDIELQTARGDAAAAAGRLEAALATPRAPAGTGVDTQFAAAGGRVWLFAEVEQALLPGAAPQSLRPLADRLQTWVAERPEDGPAWALLGRVWERLGEGMRSLRAAAEARAAQADLQGAIDRLKAAQQRGVRGDFIEASVIDARLRELQARRQLELADERNSAF
- a CDS encoding Wzy polymerase domain-containing protein, yielding MNAPEPQPLTPSAAPALMQAAALLSLALPLLLPFSTVPDAVLVHQLAAVAAWGLWLLLSAAGPSPIGSSPGLTLTFLTGLLAAIAWQAQQAAQAGVLVAAALVLWATARQAAAAPGAARELARPMARAWTAAGLGCVLVAGVQMLSPEGGLGGLVSPGTTPGRAVGNMRQPNHLATALICAMVWTVWWMAEVWRAAHGPRAPRQRAQVLLLFAISLAALLAALAGSGSRTGAISLALLLAWALIDRRLPGPMRLLLGLGPLLYGGLALALSAWARARQSGFVAADRFQFDGDISSSRFAIWRNALELLAAHPWTGVGWGRFNLAWTFSPFPDRPTAFFDHSHNLPLQLAVEIGLPATLLLLLAWLALMWQRRAAWRGSPVVPGPVDRAGLDPDQPGRAVADPDQPGRAVADLDPPGRAVPDPDHPGRAVLVMLAVLIVHSQLEYPLWYAYFLLPAAWATGLWLGAGAAAAARPVVGGTAPPQAPWLQGLQRLAGVLLMLGAVMAAMDHRRVERVFAPADGRQPLDERIARGQLSPLFGHHADYAAATLAPEQVPLAVFGRPLDHLIDVRLMVAYARALHARGHGPEALAVVRRLKEFRRVESMRALPDCRGPRSAGASPDPQRLGAWACAADIAEDLDWMRLRALAR
- a CDS encoding organic hydroperoxide resistance protein, translating into MALEQVLYTAHARATGGRDGRAVSSDSVLDVQLSTPKQLGGAGGPGTNPEQLFAAGYSACFLGAMKFVAGQQKIALPADVAVSGAVGIGPIPNGFGIQVELAIELPGMDRAAAQALVDAAHIVCPYSNATRGNVDVTLKLV
- the moaC gene encoding cyclic pyranopterin monophosphate synthase MoaC — translated: MSSSESPTPASPLTHFDAQGQAHMVDVSAKPATHRSATAEGWIRMLPATLALIAGGQAKKGDVLGIARIAAIQGAKRTAELIPLCHPLPLTRVAADFSLDAEGSRVRCQVTAETVGPTGVEMEALTAVQVALLTIYDMCKAADRGIVIEQVRLLEKHGGKSGSYRAD